Part of the Brevibacillus brevis genome is shown below.
ATCCTGTTACGAGTCTCATTGGAAGCTCGGCGGGAGCATGTTGCCAAAATCAAACGACGGGTTGAAATGCGCCTGGACGTAATCGGTCACAAGTCCCGGAAACGCCCCGAAAAACACGGTGGCGACTGCCATGACGAGCACAAACGCCCAGATGCCCTTTGGCACAGGAAGCGGGGCTTCGCTCGTCCCCGGACGCATGTACATTTGCCGAATGATTCCGAAGTAGTAATAGTACGAGATGACGCTGGTGATGATCATGGTCGCGGACAGCCAGTAGTTTTCCTGTGCCAGCGAGCCCATGAACAGATAGAATTTGCCGAAGAACCCTGCCGTAACCGGGATCCCCGCCAGGGACAAAAGGAAGATCGTCATCGCGATGGCCATCGCCGGCGAACGGTGATACAAGCCCGCGAAGCCTTTCAAATCCTCCGACTGCTGCTCGCGGGAAACGACCATGATCACCGCAAAGGCTCCAAAGCTGACCAGCAAGTAGCCGAACAGGTAGAAGATCGCCTGGCTGAAAAACAGGGTGGTCGGCGGCACGAACGAAACGAGCAGGTACCCGGCCTGCGCAATTCCCGAGTAGGCCATCATGCGCTTGACATTGGTCTGACGCATCGCCATCGTATTCCCGACGATCATCGAGAGCGCGGCCATCAGCCCGAGGTAGAAGCTACCCTGTTCGAAAAAGAATCGGCTGCTTACTCCATCGGTCACGTAGAGGAAAGAGACGAGCAGCAGGCGGAACAGCAGTGCGAAGCCCGCGGCCTTGGACACCACGGCGAGAAATGCCGTAACGGGTGTCGGTGCTCCCTGGTAGACATCCGGCGCCCACATGTGATTGGGAACGGCCGAAATTTTAAAGGCAAGACCTACCGCCAGGAAGACAAAGGCCATATAGACGAGGAACGAATAGCCTGCCATCGACGCTTCCGCCAACCGCCCCGCAATCTCGTACACATGCGTCGTTCCGGTAAGGCCGTACACGTAGGACATCCCGAACAGCGTAACGGCTGTCGCGATGCTTCCCGTGACCACGTACTTGAAAGCCGACTCGTTCGAATGGAGCGACTTTTTCCGCAAGCCAACCAGCACGTAGGAAGAAAGGGACAAGAGCTCCAGACCGACGAACAAGGTGATCAAATCGGCCGAGGATGCCATGACCATCGCTCCCAGCAGAGCCGTCAGCAGCAGGTAGTAATATTCTCCCTGATGCTCGACTTCCCTCTGCTTCAAATAGGAAAGGGACAACAGCAGCGCAAAGGCCGTCCCGGCCAGGAACAGCAGCTTGAACGCGTTGCCGTAGCTGTCGATGCGAATCATGTCCGCCATGTAGCTGTACGGCTTGTCGAGCGAGCTTTCGTTGGCGAAGACGAATACGGCAGCCAGCACGACTCCGACCAGGGACAGCCAGCCGATCACCTGTTTGCCCAGCCTTTTTCCCGCAAACAGGTCGAGCAGCGAGAGCACGGTAGCAAAGCCAAGAATGATAAACTCGGGCAGAAGGTAGCTCCAGTCATACGAGAAAATATCTTTTACGTCCATGGATTACCCTCCTATTCCCGTGACGATGGGTACGATCGTTTTCAAAGCTTGCTGCATCGGATTGCCCAGGACAGCCGGATACACCCCGATCAGGATAATGCACCCCAACAGTACGACCATCGGGATGACTTCCATCGGCTGAGCGTCGGCGAGGCCGATGAACCGGTCAGGCATCCTGCCGAATGTCGTGCGCAAAATGGCGCGAAGCAGATACACAGCCGTGAGCACGATGCCGAGCGCCCCTACCGCCGCAAGTACTGGCATGCGTCCGAACAATCCCAGGAAAGCGAAAAATTCGCTGATAAACCCGGACATGCCCGGCAGTCCGAGAGAGGCCATCCCGCCCGCCAGCAAGATCCCGCTGACAAACGGCATCGATTTGGCGAGGCCGCCCAGGTCGTCGATCATCGAAGTCTCGGTGCGATCCCAGATGACGCCGATCAGGAAGAACAGCAGCGCCGAAATGAAGCCGTGGGACACCACCTGGAACATCGCTCCCTGGAAGCCGATCGTATTCATCGAAGCGAGCCCGAGGAGGACAATTCCCATGTGGCTGATACTGGAGTATGCGAGGACCATTTTCAAATCTTTCTGGACGAATGCCAGCACGGCTCCGTACAGGACGTTGATGATGCCGAGCACGGCCAGCCAGGTCGAAAAGCCGTACGCCTGCTCCGGGAAAAAGCCGATGCCCATCCGGATGAGACCGTAAGCCCCCATCTTGAGCAAAATGCCGGAGTGAATCATTACGATGGATGGAGGCGCCTGCACGTGGACTTTGAGCATCCATGTGTGGAAAGGAAAAACCGGAAGCTTGATCGCAAAGGCGATAAACAGCGTCAGGAACAACCCGTAGCGAAATGCCGGCGTCATGAGCTGCGCTGCCGGGTGCTCCGGCGTGGACAATATCGTCGCGATCTGGTCGATATTCAACGTGCGCAGCATGATAAAGAGTACGATGAAAGCCAGGAGCATGATGCCGGAACCGATCCCGTTGTACAGCAGGAACTTGTTGGCCGCACGCTCGCGCTCTCCGTAGCCCCAGATGCCGATGAGGAAAAACGTCGGCACCAGCGTCATTTCAAAGAAAATAAAGAACAGGAACAGGTTGTCGGCGGCAAAGACCCCGAGCATCCCGATCAACAGGATGTGAAACAGGATGAAATACTCTTTCACTCTCTTTTTGATCGACCAGGACGCTGTCGCTGCCAGCGCCGCGATAATCGTCGTCAGCAGGATGAGCGGCATCGATATGCCGTCTACGCCCAGTTCGTAATTGATGTCAAACGTAAAGACGGTGCCCGCCTGACCCATTTGCGACATCCCGATGGGAATGGAAATCCAGTCATGCTTTTCCACGAACTGCAGATTGGCCGTGTCGTAACGGAAGGCCCCGAACATCCACAAAGACAGGAGCAGTGGCAGCAGTGTACCGAAAACGCCGACCTTCTTGATGGCTCCCCCTTGATGACTCGGCACGAAAGCGAGAACGATGATCGCCAAGAGCGGCGAGAACACGATTGACGACAAAAGGATATTAGCGACCGAACCCAAAGAGTCCACCTCCTCCCGCCGTTAGGCTGATGGCGACAATCAAGAGCAGCAGGCCAAAGAGCACCACGGCTCCGTAAGACTGCACCTGCCCGCTCTGCATTCTGGCGTGCAAGGCGCCGATCCCCTGCACAATTTTCGCCACAAGTCCTACCAGACCATCCACGATGTACTTGTCAAAACCGTTCAGGACAATCCCCAGCCAGCCGAGCGGCCGTACGATTGCGTACTGGTACAGCTCATCCACGTAATACTTCCGGTAGGACAGCCGGTACAGCCAAGGCAGCGTCTCCGGTATCGCATCTGCCGGAACGGATTTTTTCCCGTACATGAAATAGGCGAGCACAATTCCCAGAATGGAAATCGCCAAGGCGAGCACCTGCAGCCAAGTCGCCGTATGCTCCCCGCCGTCGCCAAACACGCTCGTGATCGAGTCGCCGGTACTGGTGGCAAGCAGCCAGTCGGACAGCATCGGGGCGTACGGCGTATTGACAAAGCCCGCAACGATCGCCAGCACAGCCAGGATCAGCAAGGGGCCTGTCATCACGGAAGGCGACTCGTGCGCTTCGTGTTTCCCGCGCGGCTCTCCGGTAAAAGTCAGGAAGTACAGACGGAACATGTAGAACGCCGTAAAAAACGCGGCCACCAGAGCAATCACCAGCAGATCGAAGCGATGTGCGGCATAGACAGCGCCGAGGATCTCTTCCTTGGACCAGAAGCCGGCAAACGGGAAGATTCCCGCGATCGCCAGACAGCCGATCAAAAACGTCAATGCGGTGATTGGCATTTTCTTCCACAGCCCACCCATTTCAAACACATCCTGTGTATGTACCGCATGAATGACGCTGCCTGCCCCGAGGAAGAGCAGCGCTTTGAAGAAGGCGTGGGTCATCAGATGAAAGGATCCGGCGACGTACCCGGCAGCTCCCGCTACGCCCAGAGCCATCATCATGTACCCGAGCTGGCTCACCGTCGAATACGCGAGCACCCGCTTGATATCCCTCTGGGTGAGCCCGATGGAGGCTGCAAAAATCGCCGTGAAGCCGCCTACGTAAGCGACGACCGTCAAAGCCGTCTCCGAAGCGATAAACAACGGATAGGACGCGGCCACGAGGTACACCCCTGCGGCAACCATCGTCGCGGCATGGATCAGCGCAGATACCGGTGTCGGACCTTCCATCGCGTCGGGCAGCCACGTATGAAGCGGGAATTGGCCGGATTTGCCGACCGCGCCGACGAAAATGAGGATGGCCGCGAGTGTAATCATCCACGGCTCCAGCCTGCCAAGTGCCACACTTTCAAAAATTTGCTCGAAGTCAAAGCTGCCGGTCCACCAGAACAACAGGCAGATCCCGATGAACAGCCCCAGGTCGCCGACGCGGGTGACGATAAACGCCTTTTTCGCGGCTGCCTTCGCCTCCGGCTTGAAGTAGTAGTAGCCTACGAGCAGGAACGAACAGACCCCTACGAGCTCCCAGAAAATGTACACCTGCAGCAGGTTGGGCGAAATCACCAGACCCAGCATCGAAAACGTGAACAGCGCCAGGTACTGGTAGAAAACCGGAAATCGTTCGTCGCCGTGCATGTAGCCTCTGGAGTAAATCTGGACCAAGAGGCTGACCAATGTCACGATGACCAGCATCATGGCATTGAGCGGGGTGACCTCGAAGCCCATGTTGATCACGATATCCCCCACCTGGAGCCAGTCGACGACAAACTTGTAATCGGTCGCTGCCGTCTGAAATCTCTCCCAGAAAACCAGGACCGCGATCACGAACGAAATAGCCGTCAGCACAATGCCGACCAGAGAAGCTCCTTCTTTCAACTGGCGACCAAACGAAACGATCACGATGAAAGCAAGAAGCGGAAACAGAGGGATGAGCCAGGCGTAGTGCAGAAGAATATCCATCTTTGTCCTCCTTATCAGGTTTCCATCTTATCGTTTCATCTGATCCATCTCGTCTACGTTGACGGTTTCCTTGTTGCGGTAAAGAGCAATCAAAATGGCGAGTCCCAGAGCCACCTCGGCCGCTGCGACCGTCATGGAAAACAGGGTGAAAATCTGCCCGGTGACCGCCGGGTGCAGGCCGTATTTGGAGAAGGCGACGAGATTGATGTTCACCGCGTTCAGCATGAGCTCGATCGACAGCAAAACAACGATGGCGTTGCGCTTGGTCAATGCCCCGTACAATCCGACGCAAAAGAGGATCAATGCGACCAGGAGATAGGAGGTAATGCTTACCGTCATTCGTTATCCCCCTCCTTCTTTGCCATGATGATCGCTCCGATCAAGGCGACCAGCAGCAAGACAGATACCAGTTCGAACGGAATTACATATTCGGTGAATACCGCAAGGCCGATTTCTTTCGCATTGCTTGCCTCGGAGGCGACAGGCGGCGTCGATGCGGGCCACGGCGTGTTTTGGATCCCCCAGAACAACAGGGCAAACACCACGACGATAAACAAGAGGATAAACCGGTTCTTCCACGTGCGCCCTGTTCCTTCGTCGTTGGCGTCGTGCTTGGTCAGCATGATCCCGAACAGCATCAAAATGGAGATGGCTCCCGAGTAGACGAGCACCTGAGCCACACCGACGAAATCCGCCCCGACGAGAACGAAAAGCCCTGCGATACTGATAAAGGTAATGCCGAGCGAAATCACCATGTGCACGACGCGGGTGAAGCTGATCATGAACACGGCTCCGCCGATCGTCATCAGGGAAAGGATAAAAAAGGCTGCGAATTCGCCAGTCATCGCTAGTTCTCCTCCCTGACGTTCGTATTGTTGTCATCGAGCCACTTCAGGTTTTTGTACAATTCGTCCCGGCTGTAGGTCGCAAGCTCGAAGTTGTTGGTCATTACGATCGCTTCCGTCGGGCAAACCTCTGTGCACAAGTCGCAAAGGATGCAGATTTCGAAGTTGATATCGTAGGTGTCGATGATTTTCCCTTTCTTTTCAGGATCGGGATGAGGCTTGCCTGTCAGTTGAATGCACTCAGTCGGGCAAATCCGCGCGCACTGGTTGCAAACAATGCACTTCTCCGGGGAAAAGTGCTGGATACCGCGGAACCGCGGCGGCATGGGAAACGGAACATCCGGATAAAAATGGGTCACTTTTTTCTCGGTCAGTTTTTTAAAGGTATATCCCAGGCCCTTGGCCAGTCCTAGCATGTGTGTCCCCCCTCAGATATGAGAACTTCGCTGCGCCAAGCCTTTGGCGAGCCTACGCGATGAAATGCAAAACCCGGCCTCTTACCGAATGTTGCTGCGATCCAGCAGACAGCTGGCTACAGCGTGCCATTCTGATAGGAGATGACGACGGCTGTGAGCAGAATGTTAAACAGCGCCACGGGCAGGAGCACTTTCCAGGCGAACGACATCAGCTGGTCGACACGCATGCGCGGCATCGTGGCACGCAACCAGAACTGAAAGAAGACGTAGAGGGAAAACTTCAGGATGAACCAGACAATTCCCGGGATGAAGCTGAGCGCCGGATGAATCGGCAGCCAACCGCCCAGGAACAAGATGGTGATCAGCGTCCCCATCCCGAACATGTACACGTACTCGGCGAGCATGAACATCGCGAAGCGGAAGCCGGAGTATTCGACGTGATAGCCTGCAACCAACTCCGATTCGGCCTCCGGCAGGTCGAACGGCGTACGATTCAGCTCCGCCTGTGCCGCCACGACAAATACCACAAATCCGATAAACTGCGGAACGATGTTCCAGACATCCTGCTGTGCCAAGACAATTTCCCTGAGATTCATACTGCCCGTCATCAGGACGATCCCCACCACGGACATGACCAGCGGGACTTCATAGCTGATCATCTGCGCAGCGGAGCGGAGACCCCCGATCAGCGAATACTTGTTGTTCGAAGCCCATCCCGCCGTA
Proteins encoded:
- the nuoI gene encoding NADH-quinone oxidoreductase subunit NuoI: MLGLAKGLGYTFKKLTEKKVTHFYPDVPFPMPPRFRGIQHFSPEKCIVCNQCARICPTECIQLTGKPHPDPEKKGKIIDTYDINFEICILCDLCTEVCPTEAIVMTNNFELATYSRDELYKNLKWLDDNNTNVREEN
- the nuoH gene encoding NADH-quinone oxidoreductase subunit NuoH, with the protein product MRELLQQAPSWGTTFWFILAAVILLAVLLGFVTYAIYFERKVIGWMQLRIGPNRVGPLGLLQTVADVTKLLIKEDTRPEHADKALFTLAPILAYAPAFAVLAVMPFTDSIQFADLGIGILYYIALSGITVLGVITAGWASNNKYSLIGGLRSAAQMISYEVPLVMSVVGIVLMTGSMNLREIVLAQQDVWNIVPQFIGFVVFVVAAQAELNRTPFDLPEAESELVAGYHVEYSGFRFAMFMLAEYVYMFGMGTLITILFLGGWLPIHPALSFIPGIVWFILKFSLYVFFQFWLRATMPRMRVDQLMSFAWKVLLPVALFNILLTAVVISYQNGTL
- the nuoK gene encoding NADH-quinone oxidoreductase subunit NuoK — protein: MTVSITSYLLVALILFCVGLYGALTKRNAIVVLLSIELMLNAVNINLVAFSKYGLHPAVTGQIFTLFSMTVAAAEVALGLAILIALYRNKETVNVDEMDQMKR
- the nuoN gene encoding NADH-quinone oxidoreductase subunit NuoN, producing MDVKDIFSYDWSYLLPEFIILGFATVLSLLDLFAGKRLGKQVIGWLSLVGVVLAAVFVFANESSLDKPYSYMADMIRIDSYGNAFKLLFLAGTAFALLLSLSYLKQREVEHQGEYYYLLLTALLGAMVMASSADLITLFVGLELLSLSSYVLVGLRKKSLHSNESAFKYVVTGSIATAVTLFGMSYVYGLTGTTHVYEIAGRLAEASMAGYSFLVYMAFVFLAVGLAFKISAVPNHMWAPDVYQGAPTPVTAFLAVVSKAAGFALLFRLLLVSFLYVTDGVSSRFFFEQGSFYLGLMAALSMIVGNTMAMRQTNVKRMMAYSGIAQAGYLLVSFVPPTTLFFSQAIFYLFGYLLVSFGAFAVIMVVSREQQSEDLKGFAGLYHRSPAMAIAMTIFLLSLAGIPVTAGFFGKFYLFMGSLAQENYWLSATMIITSVISYYYYFGIIRQMYMRPGTSEAPLPVPKGIWAFVLVMAVATVFFGAFPGLVTDYVQAHFNPSFDFGNMLPPSFQ
- a CDS encoding NADH-quinone oxidoreductase subunit J, with the translated sequence MTGEFAAFFILSLMTIGGAVFMISFTRVVHMVISLGITFISIAGLFVLVGADFVGVAQVLVYSGAISILMLFGIMLTKHDANDEGTGRTWKNRFILLFIVVVFALLFWGIQNTPWPASTPPVASEASNAKEIGLAVFTEYVIPFELVSVLLLVALIGAIIMAKKEGDNE
- a CDS encoding NADH-quinone oxidoreductase subunit M; translated protein: MGSVANILLSSIVFSPLLAIIVLAFVPSHQGGAIKKVGVFGTLLPLLLSLWMFGAFRYDTANLQFVEKHDWISIPIGMSQMGQAGTVFTFDINYELGVDGISMPLILLTTIIAALAATASWSIKKRVKEYFILFHILLIGMLGVFAADNLFLFFIFFEMTLVPTFFLIGIWGYGERERAANKFLLYNGIGSGIMLLAFIVLFIMLRTLNIDQIATILSTPEHPAAQLMTPAFRYGLFLTLFIAFAIKLPVFPFHTWMLKVHVQAPPSIVMIHSGILLKMGAYGLIRMGIGFFPEQAYGFSTWLAVLGIINVLYGAVLAFVQKDLKMVLAYSSISHMGIVLLGLASMNTIGFQGAMFQVVSHGFISALLFFLIGVIWDRTETSMIDDLGGLAKSMPFVSGILLAGGMASLGLPGMSGFISEFFAFLGLFGRMPVLAAVGALGIVLTAVYLLRAILRTTFGRMPDRFIGLADAQPMEVIPMVVLLGCIILIGVYPAVLGNPMQQALKTIVPIVTGIGG
- the nuoL gene encoding NADH-quinone oxidoreductase subunit L, producing MDILLHYAWLIPLFPLLAFIVIVSFGRQLKEGASLVGIVLTAISFVIAVLVFWERFQTAATDYKFVVDWLQVGDIVINMGFEVTPLNAMMLVIVTLVSLLVQIYSRGYMHGDERFPVFYQYLALFTFSMLGLVISPNLLQVYIFWELVGVCSFLLVGYYYFKPEAKAAAKKAFIVTRVGDLGLFIGICLLFWWTGSFDFEQIFESVALGRLEPWMITLAAILIFVGAVGKSGQFPLHTWLPDAMEGPTPVSALIHAATMVAAGVYLVAASYPLFIASETALTVVAYVGGFTAIFAASIGLTQRDIKRVLAYSTVSQLGYMMMALGVAGAAGYVAGSFHLMTHAFFKALLFLGAGSVIHAVHTQDVFEMGGLWKKMPITALTFLIGCLAIAGIFPFAGFWSKEEILGAVYAAHRFDLLVIALVAAFFTAFYMFRLYFLTFTGEPRGKHEAHESPSVMTGPLLILAVLAIVAGFVNTPYAPMLSDWLLATSTGDSITSVFGDGGEHTATWLQVLALAISILGIVLAYFMYGKKSVPADAIPETLPWLYRLSYRKYYVDELYQYAIVRPLGWLGIVLNGFDKYIVDGLVGLVAKIVQGIGALHARMQSGQVQSYGAVVLFGLLLLIVAISLTAGGGGLFGFGR